One genomic segment of Clostridium saccharoperbutylacetonicum N1-4(HMT) includes these proteins:
- a CDS encoding DUF1540 domain-containing protein: MLVKCGAKTCVNYNEGMCKAEAIEIKNFTWYSEEEKEELDEMRCDTYKYYVNWMLKPVSM; the protein is encoded by the coding sequence TTGTTAGTTAAGTGTGGAGCAAAAACTTGTGTTAACTATAATGAGGGAATGTGTAAAGCAGAAGCAATAGAAATTAAAAACTTTACTTGGTATTCAGAAGAGGAAAAAGAAGAATTGGATGAAATGAGATGTGATACTTATAAGTATTATGTTAATTGGATGCTTAAACCAGTAAGTATGTAA
- a CDS encoding response regulator transcription factor has translation MKKKKILIVDDELKIRILLKDFLEAEGFIVLESPDGKHALDIFHESSKTIDLILLDVMIPEYDGWTVCREIRKASNVPIIMLTARGEDFDEVHGFEIGADDYVKKPIKPTALIARINALFRRINKDNLNYNGLEINDTSHIVKVNNEEVALGPKEYTLLLTLVKNEGKILSRNQLINMIWGYDYYGGTRMIDTNINRLRIKLGEKGNSITTVRGFGYKFEGQL, from the coding sequence TTGAAAAAAAAAAAGATATTGATTGTAGATGATGAATTAAAAATAAGGATATTATTAAAAGATTTTCTTGAGGCAGAAGGTTTTATCGTTTTGGAATCTCCAGATGGAAAACATGCTCTTGATATATTTCATGAATCTAGTAAAACTATAGATCTGATTCTTTTAGATGTAATGATTCCAGAATATGATGGCTGGACAGTGTGCAGGGAAATACGTAAAGCATCAAATGTACCAATTATTATGCTTACCGCAAGAGGAGAAGATTTTGATGAAGTACATGGATTTGAAATCGGTGCTGATGACTATGTAAAAAAACCTATAAAGCCTACAGCATTAATCGCTAGAATAAATGCCCTTTTTCGTAGAATTAACAAAGACAACCTAAACTACAATGGTCTTGAAATTAATGATACTTCGCATATTGTAAAGGTAAATAATGAAGAAGTCGCTCTAGGTCCCAAAGAATATACGCTATTATTAACATTGGTTAAGAATGAGGGGAAGATATTATCCCGTAATCAACTGATTAATATGATATGGGGATATGATTACTACGGTGGAACTAGGATGATAGATACTAATATTAACAGGTTAAGGATAAAACTAGGAGAAAAAGGCAATTCAATAACCACAGTAAGAGGCTTTGGTTATAAATTTGAGGGACAACTATGA
- a CDS encoding sigma-70 family RNA polymerase sigma factor, translated as MNYTLDRIRRYKEILADIGYIDIRVQELEEEILGVSGQGMGEKTGKTNKFTSSVEQQAEILMEKKEELYREKAAKKRELQRIDNAITILTEEEKEIISVVHIEHRKYYVVQDKLNLSYQRIKQLEKQAAGKMEKYIC; from the coding sequence ATGAATTACACATTAGATAGAATAAGAAGATACAAAGAAATTCTAGCAGATATAGGATATATAGATATAAGAGTTCAAGAATTAGAAGAAGAAATACTTGGTGTAAGTGGACAAGGCATGGGCGAAAAAACAGGAAAGACTAATAAGTTCACCTCTAGCGTGGAACAGCAGGCTGAGATACTTATGGAAAAGAAAGAGGAATTATATAGGGAAAAGGCAGCTAAAAAAAGAGAATTGCAAAGGATAGATAATGCAATAACTATATTGACAGAGGAGGAAAAAGAAATAATAAGTGTTGTGCATATAGAACATAGAAAGTATTATGTTGTTCAGGATAAATTGAATTTATCATATCAAAGAATCAAGCAGTTAGAGAAACAAGCAGCTGGGAAAATGGAAAAGTATATCTGCTAA
- a CDS encoding helix-turn-helix domain-containing protein — MKLTPIRLRRLNAGLEIDEVIELLKISKSTFYKLEQGRLTPSSQLIKRLSITYSCTTDEIFKDLKITG; from the coding sequence ATGAAATTAACGCCAATAAGATTAAGAAGATTAAACGCAGGTCTTGAAATTGATGAAGTTATAGAACTATTAAAAATAAGTAAAAGTACCTTTTACAAATTAGAACAAGGAAGATTAACTCCTTCTTCACAATTAATAAAGAGACTTTCAATTACTTATAGTTGCACAACAGATGAGATATTCAAGGATCTAAAGATAACAGGATAA
- a CDS encoding helix-turn-helix domain-containing protein, with translation MLGDKVKFLRKQMNITQQKLAETIGVSQSTIGMIEGNKQGASNDTLIKLANVLNTTVDYLLGNSVEEITSTTSDDENEMNYDNDIRRIERARKKMDAKNKEKMMQILRTAFDEYFDD, from the coding sequence ATGTTAGGTGATAAAGTAAAATTTCTTAGAAAACAAATGAATATCACACAACAAAAATTAGCTGAAACTATTGGAGTAAGTCAATCAACCATAGGAATGATTGAGGGCAACAAACAAGGTGCTAGTAATGATACTTTAATAAAGCTTGCTAATGTATTAAATACTACTGTCGACTATTTATTGGGTAATTCAGTAGAAGAGATAACTTCTACTACTTCAGATGATGAGAATGAAATGAATTATGATAATGATATTAGAAGAATCGAAAGAGCTAGAAAGAAAATGGATGCAAAAAATAAAGAAAAAATGATGCAAATTTTAAGGACTGCTTTCGATGAATACTTTGACGATTAG
- a CDS encoding sensor histidine kinase, with protein sequence MKISIRYKLLIYMTVNIFIFALLLYGSNIFFAEKYYMSNKKSNLIETGKKISKLIAEKSPSYELDDSNLIYEIESVEKEIGGTIYVGTLDGELYYPLKNKPTPPTIEADKGSPFFKYDNNFNFPFKSNLEPPEKPEPAIKNWERYDKNSFFIVMRDPQYKIETLRYQTHLDNGLELLIWITMTGISENATISNNLTAIVGGITIIITVIWALFVSSRFTRPISEMNRITKKISELDFSQTLQVKKNDEIGELSYSINQLSYNLDNAIRELNIKNRYLEEDIEHERKLDKMRQQFISDVSHELKTPIFLIQGYADGLKANVATDEYKRNFYCDVIMEETEKMNMLIKDLLDLSKMQSGFFSVNKTNFNVSFLIKSIVSKYDYIFKEKNICMKVAVEEELIGEADPIRIEQIIVNFMNNAIEHIDDKKIIKLSINLKGNKIRVSVFNSGLPIPEESIDKIWSSFYKIDKARTRIIGGTGLGLSIVRAIQEAHKCAYGVENLYDGVEFWFEIDLAKKI encoded by the coding sequence ATGAAAATATCAATTCGTTATAAATTGTTAATTTATATGACTGTGAATATATTTATTTTTGCATTATTACTATATGGTTCAAATATATTTTTTGCTGAAAAATATTATATGAGCAACAAGAAAAGTAATCTTATTGAAACAGGTAAGAAGATATCCAAGCTTATTGCAGAAAAATCACCAAGCTATGAGTTGGATGATAGTAACTTGATTTATGAAATTGAATCAGTGGAAAAAGAAATTGGAGGGACTATTTATGTTGGAACTTTAGATGGTGAATTATATTATCCTCTTAAAAATAAACCAACGCCACCAACAATTGAGGCTGATAAGGGCAGTCCCTTTTTTAAATATGACAATAATTTTAACTTTCCATTCAAGTCTAATTTGGAACCACCTGAAAAACCGGAACCAGCTATAAAAAATTGGGAACGTTATGATAAAAATTCATTTTTCATTGTGATGAGAGATCCTCAATATAAGATAGAGACACTTAGGTATCAAACTCATCTTGATAATGGTTTAGAGTTGCTGATATGGATTACTATGACAGGTATATCTGAAAACGCAACAATTTCAAATAATCTTACTGCAATTGTTGGAGGAATTACAATAATAATCACAGTAATTTGGGCTTTGTTTGTTTCAAGTAGATTTACACGTCCGATTTCTGAAATGAATAGGATTACCAAGAAAATATCTGAACTTGATTTTTCTCAAACACTTCAGGTCAAAAAAAATGATGAGATTGGTGAATTGTCTTATAGTATAAATCAATTATCTTACAATCTAGATAATGCAATAAGAGAATTGAATATAAAAAATAGATATTTGGAGGAAGATATTGAACATGAACGAAAATTGGATAAAATGAGGCAGCAATTTATTTCTGATGTATCTCATGAACTTAAAACTCCAATATTTTTAATTCAGGGGTATGCTGATGGACTTAAGGCAAATGTTGCAACTGATGAATATAAGAGAAACTTTTATTGTGATGTTATTATGGAAGAAACAGAAAAAATGAATATGTTGATTAAAGATCTTCTAGATTTGTCTAAAATGCAATCGGGATTTTTTTCAGTTAATAAGACTAATTTTAATGTGTCTTTCCTTATAAAGAGTATCGTTTCTAAATATGATTACATATTTAAAGAGAAAAATATTTGTATGAAGGTAGCGGTTGAGGAAGAATTGATCGGTGAAGCTGATCCTATAAGGATTGAACAGATAATAGTAAATTTTATGAACAATGCAATAGAACATATAGATGATAAAAAGATAATTAAACTATCCATAAATTTAAAGGGCAATAAAATCAGAGTATCTGTTTTTAATTCTGGCTTGCCAATTCCAGAGGAGTCTATTGATAAAATCTGGTCAAGTTTCTATAAAATTGATAAAGCAAGGACTAGGATTATTGGTGGAACAGGACTTGGTTTATCAATTGTTAGAGCCATACAAGAGGCTCATAAATGCGCATATGGTGTTGAAAATTTATATGACGGGGTTGAATTTTGGTTTGAAATAGATTTGGCTAAAAAAATATAA
- a CDS encoding TolC family protein gives MKKKLIIFLVMSLILSLKISVIDITKVWAAITDDTIKVNLDNLRDIMNENNLDIKTYYNNKEIARKQYEMAKDEVNAAQENLDNAKKTVDNFKPLEDGSNLGDLVTDKENLSSAEDILEVKKSNLGNIRYALKMANIKYLQNIETSVNKAEKEYIDYLAALSDEQLEEDTVKSQEKSLQISKIQYDNGFIPNDEYITTIQNNTDAVNKLQELKDKEALAKTNLYIMLGISNAYKVTISTDFNEDLNKIANIKYDDDLAKMLDNNVEIQLQSIAIDKLDNEIDTETTTNYYTDEIDKYNTDNAKINLQQKINSAKADFKAQYNTLMSSYNSIKSNYDKIIQAQKEYQTIQIKYDYGFVSLKNVYDAKLELNTKISSFSKDKNTLYVNYLRYIQMKEGY, from the coding sequence TTGAAAAAGAAACTAATAATTTTTTTAGTAATGAGTTTAATTTTATCATTGAAAATATCAGTTATAGACATAACAAAGGTATGGGCAGCTATAACTGATGATACGATTAAAGTGAATTTAGATAATTTAAGAGATATCATGAACGAAAATAATTTAGATATAAAAACGTATTACAATAACAAAGAAATAGCAAGAAAACAGTATGAGATGGCTAAGGACGAAGTAAATGCAGCGCAGGAAAATCTAGATAATGCAAAAAAGACTGTAGATAATTTTAAACCTTTAGAAGATGGATCAAATTTAGGCGATTTAGTTACTGATAAAGAGAACTTGAGTTCGGCTGAAGATATTTTAGAAGTTAAAAAGTCCAATTTAGGTAATATTAGATACGCATTAAAGATGGCAAATATTAAATATCTACAAAATATAGAAACATCAGTAAATAAAGCAGAGAAAGAGTATATAGATTATCTAGCAGCTTTATCCGATGAACAATTAGAAGAGGATACAGTAAAGTCTCAAGAAAAAAGCTTACAAATATCAAAAATTCAATACGACAATGGATTTATACCTAATGATGAATATATTACTACAATCCAGAATAATACCGATGCAGTTAATAAGTTGCAGGAATTAAAGGATAAGGAAGCTTTGGCTAAAACAAATTTATATATTATGCTAGGGATTTCAAATGCATATAAAGTTACAATTAGTACGGATTTTAATGAAGATTTGAATAAAATTGCAAACATTAAGTATGATGATGATTTAGCAAAAATGCTTGATAATAATGTAGAAATACAACTTCAAAGTATTGCAATTGATAAATTAGACAATGAAATAGATACAGAAACAACAACAAATTATTACACTGATGAAATTGATAAGTATAATACAGATAATGCCAAAATTAATTTACAACAAAAAATTAATTCAGCTAAGGCTGATTTCAAAGCACAATATAATACTCTTATGAGTTCATATAACTCAATAAAAAGCAATTATGATAAAATTATTCAAGCACAGAAAGAGTATCAAACTATTCAAATAAAATATGATTATGGCTTTGTATCCTTAAAAAACGTATATGATGCAAAATTAGAATTAAATACAAAGATAAGCAGTTTTAGTAAAGATAAAAATACATTATATGTAAATTACTTACGCTATATTCAAATGAAAGAGGGATACTAA
- a CDS encoding DUF6673 family protein, whose protein sequence is MIINNVEIGQLDIFDADSSEKYEKTIDKVIKEAQDSKGLKLSSAIRKQCNAVFNCFNELFGEGTAKKIFGEKVNLLICLKAFDELKNGISEQIKQSEEELNTISSKYSSDRAKRRTKVK, encoded by the coding sequence ATGATTATTAATAATGTAGAAATAGGACAATTGGATATATTTGATGCAGATAGTTCTGAAAAGTATGAAAAAACAATTGATAAAGTTATAAAGGAAGCTCAAGACTCAAAAGGTCTTAAGCTTTCTTCTGCAATTAGGAAACAATGTAATGCTGTCTTTAACTGTTTTAATGAACTTTTTGGAGAAGGTACAGCTAAAAAGATTTTTGGAGAGAAGGTCAACTTATTAATTTGCTTGAAGGCATTTGATGAATTGAAAAATGGAATTTCTGAGCAGATAAAACAATCAGAAGAAGAATTAAATACTATTTCATCTAAATACTCTTCAGATAGAGCTAAACGTAGAACTAAGGTAAAATAA
- a CDS encoding ImmA/IrrE family metallo-endopeptidase — protein sequence MNTLTIRYRYIKNIVNGIYIKLNIKEFPIDVLDIINSFDNIKIVSYHQFMTDHNLTTEETFELLTSDDGCTDYFKPLDRYIIYYNDLNDKSPSRIRWTLSHELGHILCGHYSNNTRIFSENMDEDEYNFKEAEANHFTALLLSNPIILDKLKVRRSSDIETYCSISYQAAKYRYKNYKKWCKYKILTSSDRAILRNFQNYLHMQEQEYNEYINFINSFTN from the coding sequence ATGAATACTTTGACGATTAGATATAGATACATTAAAAATATAGTAAATGGTATTTATATTAAATTAAATATCAAAGAATTTCCTATCGATGTATTAGATATAATAAATTCTTTTGATAATATAAAAATAGTTTCTTATCATCAATTCATGACTGATCATAATTTAACTACAGAAGAAACTTTTGAATTATTAACTTCAGATGATGGCTGTACTGATTATTTTAAGCCACTAGATAGATATATAATTTACTATAACGACTTAAACGACAAATCTCCAAGCAGAATTAGATGGACTCTATCTCACGAATTAGGCCATATTTTATGTGGACATTATTCAAATAACACAAGGATATTTTCTGAAAATATGGATGAAGACGAATATAATTTTAAAGAAGCTGAAGCTAATCATTTTACAGCACTTCTATTATCTAATCCAATAATATTAGATAAATTAAAAGTAAGACGTTCATCAGATATTGAAACTTATTGTTCTATATCTTATCAAGCTGCTAAATACAGATATAAAAATTATAAGAAATGGTGTAAATATAAGATTTTAACTAGTTCTGATAGAGCTATTCTTAGAAACTTTCAAAATTATTTACATATGCAGGAACAAGAATATAATGAATATATTAATTTTATAAATTCCTTTACAAATTAA
- a CDS encoding transposase produces the protein MYSSRKIKKAWERDIKFKWLLQCYKALDHTIISKFRKDYISNEVI, from the coding sequence ATTTATTCAAGCAGGAAAATTAAAAAAGCATGGGAAAGAGATATAAAATTTAAGTGGTTACTTCAATGTTATAAGGCACTTGATCATACTATAATCAGTAAATTCCGTAAGGACTACATTTCAAATGAGGTAATTTAA
- a CDS encoding ABC transporter permease, with the protein MFIKENIMLAIAGLKANKMRALLTMLGIIIGIASVIGVVSIGNTMTSSVTSSMASMGVSNITVNVHEKSAADKAAALARKTVTDTSNSNASSKKAEDSQNKEPGNKGGPEESIIHLPAGPPPGGPTPPPGRKGADSSPSDADLMTMEQISVLQKKFNDKIDAISISENGNSGKVKNESTFTNVSVIGTNVGYQEVNAMTIIDGRYFIQNDIDEAKNVAVVSDKLAIKIFGNSVDPIGKKIKFYTSNAIFTYYIVGVYEYQSDGGNRTASDENLSTSLYIPISVEKKAAINKNYQTFTIKAKDNVDIMQFTNEVSKYLVTLYTKNIKFVADANNRENMLQSMNSMLTTVSMAISGIAAISLIVGGIGVMNIMLVSVTERTREIGTRKALGAKGSHIKIQFIVESVIICSIGGIIGIAVGLGAGAVGSKFIGQTLTVSPLVVLISFSFSMFIGVFFGYYPAKKAAELDPIEALRYE; encoded by the coding sequence ATGTTTATAAAAGAGAATATAATGCTTGCAATAGCAGGTCTTAAGGCTAATAAAATGCGTGCATTGCTTACGATGCTTGGAATAATAATAGGGATAGCATCAGTAATAGGAGTTGTTTCAATAGGAAATACAATGACTTCTTCTGTAACAAGTTCTATGGCTTCAATGGGCGTTTCCAATATTACTGTTAATGTTCATGAAAAAAGTGCAGCAGATAAAGCGGCTGCATTAGCTAGAAAAACTGTAACTGACACAAGTAATTCCAATGCAAGCAGCAAAAAAGCAGAGGATTCCCAAAATAAAGAACCTGGAAATAAGGGAGGTCCTGAAGAAAGCATTATACATTTGCCTGCTGGCCCTCCACCAGGAGGACCAACACCTCCTCCTGGCCGAAAAGGTGCAGACAGTTCACCATCTGATGCTGATCTTATGACTATGGAACAGATAAGTGTATTACAAAAAAAGTTTAATGACAAAATAGATGCTATAAGCATATCTGAAAATGGTAATTCAGGTAAAGTTAAAAATGAATCAACATTTACTAATGTAAGTGTAATTGGCACAAACGTTGGCTATCAGGAAGTTAATGCTATGACAATTATAGATGGGAGATATTTTATTCAAAATGATATTGATGAAGCAAAAAATGTTGCAGTAGTTTCAGATAAATTAGCAATAAAAATATTTGGTAATAGTGTTGATCCCATAGGGAAAAAGATAAAGTTTTACACATCAAATGCTATTTTTACGTATTATATAGTTGGTGTATATGAGTATCAATCTGATGGTGGAAATAGGACAGCATCAGATGAAAATTTGTCTACAAGCTTGTATATTCCTATATCTGTTGAAAAGAAAGCAGCAATAAATAAAAATTATCAAACATTTACAATTAAAGCTAAAGATAATGTCGATATTATGCAATTTACAAATGAAGTATCAAAATATTTAGTTACTCTTTATACTAAAAATATCAAGTTCGTAGCTGATGCAAACAATAGAGAAAACATGCTTCAATCAATGAATTCAATGCTCACTACAGTTTCTATGGCTATTTCTGGAATTGCAGCAATATCACTTATAGTTGGCGGAATTGGAGTAATGAATATAATGCTAGTATCAGTTACTGAAAGAACAAGAGAAATAGGAACTAGAAAAGCACTTGGTGCTAAAGGAAGTCATATAAAGATACAATTTATAGTTGAATCCGTGATAATATGCTCTATAGGTGGCATTATTGGAATAGCTGTGGGCTTAGGTGCTGGTGCAGTTGGTTCAAAATTTATTGGACAGACATTAACAGTATCACCATTAGTAGTTTTAATAAGCTTCTCATTTTCAATGTTTATAGGTGTGTTTTTTGGATATTATCCAGCTAAAAAAGCAGCAGAACTTGATCCAATTGAAGCACTTAGATATGAATAA
- a CDS encoding HlyD family secretion protein — protein sequence MKLLKNKKIGDNEILRKKAVKNFFLNKKVIAGICIILVFALSLGIYKFKAAKQKPPKSNVKYTTLSKTNIKTTIGSSGSIKSGSSTNIYSNLEYNVASINVEVGDVVKKGDVLATIDTATLQEQISEAEQTFNSNQAKNNLTLASAKQKYENMQYLYDNNLNTDIINAEKAVGSAELDLEDKRKTYEYYKVMLANGAMSQDTVNKEKITVDGAKDTYDKATVALEAIKVNAKQALAEVKMSYESAQVIANDKTAELALEDKKKKLADAKVLATVDGTVTNVNAIVGIQSTGALFVIQDLNDLIVNVTVDERDVSDVKVGQKAEITTDVSGSDVIEAEVKNVEPISSNISSSANTNGGKATQTPNAATSNSASSDVSYNVKVQLTGHNDKIKVGMNAVVNIITNESENVYSVPYGAVVTKDGQSLVYSAVKQGNEYVVKDIAVTKGLESDIDVAIDGADLADNMIILNEPTNYSVGSTVEI from the coding sequence TTGAAATTATTGAAGAATAAAAAAATAGGTGATAATGAAATTCTAAGAAAGAAAGCAGTAAAAAATTTTTTTTTAAATAAAAAAGTAATAGCTGGGATTTGTATAATATTAGTTTTTGCTTTAAGCCTTGGAATATATAAATTTAAAGCTGCTAAACAGAAGCCGCCTAAAAGTAATGTTAAATATACTACTCTTAGTAAAACAAATATTAAAACCACAATAGGTTCATCTGGATCAATAAAAAGTGGGTCATCCACAAATATTTATTCCAATTTGGAATATAATGTTGCCTCTATTAATGTAGAAGTTGGTGATGTAGTAAAAAAAGGCGATGTTCTTGCAACAATAGATACTGCTACATTACAGGAACAGATTTCTGAAGCAGAACAAACTTTTAATTCAAATCAAGCAAAAAATAACTTAACATTAGCTAGTGCAAAGCAAAAATATGAAAATATGCAATACCTGTATGATAACAATCTAAATACGGACATAATAAATGCAGAAAAAGCTGTTGGTTCGGCAGAACTTGATTTAGAAGATAAAAGAAAAACTTATGAGTATTATAAGGTAATGCTTGCTAATGGAGCAATGTCACAGGATACAGTAAATAAAGAAAAAATAACGGTTGATGGGGCCAAAGATACTTATGATAAAGCAACCGTAGCTTTAGAGGCTATAAAGGTTAATGCTAAGCAGGCATTAGCTGAAGTAAAAATGTCTTATGAGAGTGCACAAGTGATTGCTAATGATAAAACAGCAGAACTTGCCTTAGAAGATAAGAAAAAGAAACTAGCGGATGCAAAAGTATTAGCTACAGTAGATGGAACAGTGACTAATGTAAATGCCATAGTAGGTATACAATCCACTGGAGCATTATTTGTAATTCAAGATTTAAATGATTTAATAGTAAATGTAACTGTTGATGAAAGAGATGTTTCAGATGTAAAAGTTGGACAAAAAGCAGAAATAACAACAGATGTATCAGGTTCTGATGTTATTGAAGCAGAAGTTAAGAATGTTGAACCAATTTCCAGTAATATTAGTTCTAGTGCAAACACTAACGGTGGAAAAGCTACTCAGACCCCTAATGCTGCTACCAGCAATTCAGCTAGTAGTGATGTGTCGTATAATGTTAAGGTACAATTAACAGGTCATAATGATAAAATTAAAGTGGGAATGAATGCAGTAGTAAATATTATTACAAATGAAAGTGAAAATGTTTATTCAGTACCATATGGAGCAGTTGTAACAAAAGATGGACAAAGTTTAGTATATTCAGCTGTGAAACAAGGAAATGAATATGTTGTTAAAGATATTGCTGTAACTAAAGGATTAGAATCAGATATTGATGTTGCAATTGATGGAGCTGATCTTGCTGATAATATGATTATACTTAATGAGCCCACAAATTATTCAGTAGGGAGTACAGTAGAAATATAA